CTCCTGCTGGCGCTTGTGAGCTTAGCGGACCTGTAGCGATATTCACCATCCCAACTTTCCCTGTTGGAGAGACTAAACCATTGACGATCGTGTCATTTTGACCTAATAACGCACGAGAAGTGCCCACTCCTGTAAAGACTTGATTGACGTGCTGCGGTTGTAATTCTGCTGAGATTCTGCTGACCATCTGACTTTGATTTGGATCACCTGCGCCTAGACCAACGGATAAAGCGTTGTTTGTTTCAGCCGCATATTTTTTCATATCTTCGATCGCTGCTTCATCTGTCGGATAGTTTTTTGATAATACACCTAGGATCACATGACCGTCTGCAGCTTCGTAGCATGCTTTGGCGTTTTCTACTGAATTTGCTAAGACATTT
This sequence is a window from Enterococcus wangshanyuanii. Protein-coding genes within it:
- the dagF gene encoding 2-dehydro-3-deoxy-phosphogluconate aldolase, with protein sequence MSLTPNYLEDRICLNVLANSVENAKACYEAADGHVILGVLSKNYPTDEAAIEDMKKYAAETNNALSVGLGAGDPNQSQMVSRISAELQPQHVNQVFTGVGTSRALLGQNDTIVNGLVSPTGKVGMVNIATGPLSSQAPAGEVPIETAIKLLQDMGGSSIKYFPMKGLAHIEEYKAVAEACAKYDFYLEPTGGIDLENFEEIVQIAVDAGVKKIIPHVYSSIIDQETGDTKPEDVKNLLGMMKNTLKK